GCCGGTAAGCGACCCATCTTTCACTTCTAATATATTTGCAACATGGAAGTGCATTTTGAACTTCTTAACTATATAATCAGTAGCTAGTGTGTAGCTGTCACTAATTATACCAATCTTATAACCTCGTTTTTTAAATTCGTCAATTACTTCACTCGCTCCATTTATGCTTGGTATGAGTTTAATGGCTTCCATGACTTTGCTAGCACTCAAGCCATGCCATAATTGTGCGATTTGCCTTGATTTTTCGTAACAATCGATATCTTTGTTCATTATTTCCCTAACCATGTCTGACTTGCCATATCTATCGCCTAGAGCAAAAACCAACCTTCCGTTAAGTAGGGTACCGTCCATGTCAAATGCTACAAGTTTCTTGTTCAATGTTATTACTACGGATGAAATTGAACCATAGTCACAGACATTTCTCTAATCAATTTTTCAAATGCATGGATGTCAACAAATTTGAATGGGCGGATCCTGTGTTGCACTGGAGGCTCTTCTTCAGCAAGTAGATTTGTGTTGGTTCTTAGATCGGCTAACATTCGATCCCTTATCGGTGCTGGACAGATTTCGCGGTGATATATACATGCTAGAGAACAAAGAAGCATCTCTCTTAAATGTTCCTCACCCTTTTCTTCATGGAAGTGTGGGTTTCTGGTTTCCACCTAAAAGATTTCTACTCCCTTATCCAGTGGTTCCGTTGAATTGCTCCTTTGAAAACCAAACTCTTCCAATATGTTTATTATCTCGTAAGGCTCTATAGCAAATCCTGATGTATATGTAAGAAGTTCTGCCAACCTCATGCTCATAGCGTGTTCACCTGAATTGCTAGGTTTACAGATATCAGTCTCAAAGCCAGTATGGTGTGATATCAAAGCATTCAGGTAATGATTGGTGTATTCAGAAATTCGTCCCCATTTGGGAAAATACAGTGTTCCCCCATCCGATACTTTTGGTTTGTAGATCCACGAGATCCTTGACATCACGTAAGGTGTACTTGTCATCACAAAATTCGAGGCAAAAATTTTCACGTACTCATTTACAGCTCCTGGAACATAGTTATCTGCGTCTATAAAGCCAACGTATTCTCTGCCTACCATTTTAGCTAGCAACATACCAATAATCATAGATTCTGCCTTTCCGTCCCTAACAGTACCGTTTTCAAGCATATCATAGTATTCCAACTCTTTGAGTCTCACCTAATCCAGGATCCTTCTGATGAATAATTATAGAATCCCGCCCAACAAATCTATTGTACTGCTGGACAGCGTCTTTCTCCATCTTGAACCTATCTACAGGCTCTCGGTCGCTGTTAGACACTATTATATTAAAACAATCATGCGGTATACCGCTCAGCACACCCTCGAAAATCTTGAGTTTTTCATTCTTTATTGGTATTACAATTGCAAGCTTGCTCTCCATATTCTCTACCTCATCAGTTTCTACCTTCCTAATTGTTTGTGGCGGTTGATACACTTCCTGTTTTGCTCCAGAATCAAGTTCGTAGACTTTCTGCACCGAATGCAAACTTACGGCGCCAAGCCTTTCGGTAAATCTTGGAATCTCTAGTTTCACTGCAGTTGCATTACATACTTCATCACATATAACGTTTCGCCTGTCAGAAAATATTCAACAGAATTTTTTCCGTCATATCAGCGTTTATTCCTTGTCTATAAACTCGTCTGGTCTGGGTGGCTCAGGATTAAGACCCTTCCTCTTTCTTATGCTCGTAATTAATGGCATGAGTAAAGAAGATGGTACTGCTTGCCAAAGCTTGAAGTGAGTATTCCACATTGCTTTGCCAGCTGTACCACCCCTCATCGATTCTGACAAGTCAAAGGTTTCTGATGCCGGTATTTCACCCTGTACAATAGCAATAACACCTTTCTGATCAACATTAAGTAACTTGCCACGCTTTCCTGACAGTATACCTGCAACGGTACCAATCATATCAGCTGGACATTTCACCTCGATGCCAAGTACTGGCTCCAATAGTACCGGATTGGCTAAAAGTATGCTACCCATGATAGCCCTTCTTGTCGCTGGCATTAATTGAGCAAGTGTTCTATGAGCAGGATCTTCGTGGGGAACAAAATGATGCAAAACTACCTTGATACCCCTGCAATGTTCCTGCGCCATGGGGCCAGCTATCATAACATCAGTAAAGCCTGACTTTATGGAATCCATAGATTCCTGCAAGTATTGGACACCCTTGGTAGCATCAACGAACAGATTCCCGCTTTCAATCGCGACGACGCTTCTGGCTTCATCAGCATCCCAACCCTTCTCCCTCAGAACCTTCCCTATATCCTTCTTGTCCATGTTTTCGTTTATCTTTCCAGTTCTAATCAGTTCGATTACATCCTCTGCCAAAGGCTCTACTTTGATAAAGATCTTATTGTGTCTGTTTGGCGACTTGGACATCACCGGTCCTGCAGACGCTCTAACAGTCTCCCTGTAGTTGATTAATGGTTGCGATGTAACTATATCTAGACCTGCCTGCTGTAACAATGTAGTAGCGATTTCTAAGTGCAACACGCCCATCCCTGCCATCAGAGTCTCGCCAGTTTCTTCGTTGATCTTAACCACAAGATTTGGATCCTCAATGCTCATCTTCCTCAAGGTCTCAACAAGCTTAGGCAGATCCTTAGGATGTTTTGGTTCTACAGCTACTGTAACAACTGGTTCAGAGACGTACTTTATCGATTCAAATGGGACCACATCCTTTATGCTAGCTATTGTTTCCCCCGCTCTAGCATTTTCCAATCCCAATAATGCAGGTATGTTACCCGCACCTAGGGTACTGACGATCTCTCTATAAGGACCCATAAACATGTTAACCGATTGAACCCTTTCTTTTCTCTTAGAATCGATAAGGTAAACCTCGTCGCCATCGTTTATGGTTCCAGAAAATAGCCTTCCAACTGCGACTGGGCCCGCCTGTGGGTCAACGACAATGGTTGTCACCATCATTATCGTAGGACCATTTTCATCACACGCAAGCAATGCCTTACCAATATCGGAATTCAGGTCACCTTTCCATATCCTTGGAATTCTGTATTGTTGTGCTACATGTGGTGGTGGATGATGCTTGACAACCATTCCAAGCACCGCTTCATGCAACGGTGCTCTCTCAGATAATGTCTTGGGGTCTCCAGAGGTGTATACATCATAAACATCACTGAATTTGATGCCTTTCTTGGCCGCAATTCCCGCGTTAAAGCCCCACCTATCCTTCGCAGAACCAAATGATACACTGTCATTCTGTATGTTTACCTTCCACTTGTCCTTCAGTGCTGGCTCTGCGTAAATATCTATTAACCTGTTGAAGTCACCGATTATCCCTGCAAGCCACTCCTGCATTTTCTCAGGTGTTAATCTGAGTTCCTTAACCAAACGATCTATCTTGTTTATATAAAGAACTGGTCTTACCCTCTCTTCCAATGCCTGCCTCGTAACGGTTTCTGTCTGAGTCATTATGCCCTCCACAGAGTCGCAGACAACAACTGCTCCATCAATAGCCCTCAAACTTCTTGTTACCCTACCCGTAAAGTCAATGTGTCCGGGAGTATCAATCATGTTCATGACGTAGGGCTTGCCATCAGCTTCGTAGTATAACGTAACATTGGCCGCCTTGATCGTCATCTGTCTCTGCTGCTCCAAGTCCATGTAGTCTAAGGCAAGTGCTTCACCAGCTACTGACGGACTGATCATACCAGTAGCTGCTAGTAAGCTATCGCTCATGGTGGTCTTACCATGATCTACGTGAGCAATAACACCAAAATTATTCGGGTGTAAAGAGATGCCTTTACTCCATTCGAATTTGGTCCTTATTGCCTATGATCTTCAATGCTTCTTGTGTTGACTTGTAGCGCGGCATATGTTTCAAGCGGAGCTCTCTCGCGCATCTTTATTTAATCCTTCTGCTAGGAATTATTGATGTCGTTAATCCTTGTTAGATCAATCATTAGCGCTTTATTTCTTAACATATTACTTTTAGACGCTAATGCGTTCGCAGCATCCTTTTTACAGTTTGGCGATAGTGCAGGTCTTCCGTATCCTTTTGCCGATGTAAACGTTTCATTAAAGGAAGCTGATGTTAAAATTCGTACACAATCTACATGGGATAGGCAAGCAGAGGGCTTCGAACCACACCATATCGTGCTGATGAACATACATGCTCTATATATCATACAGAATAACAATAATGAAAAACTAGATCTTATCCTCAAAGTACCACTACCCATATCCTTACATGAGAAATCTCTGTTATTTACTATGAATGGAGTTAGCAAAAATTATACCAACGTAGAATATGACAACCCCCGGCAGAAAGGAACAGGCTTGAGACTTTACACTTTAAACATGGTTTTAGAGGGCAACACCACGAATACTCTTGAAGTTAGCGTTGAGAGTAGCGGCATGGGTAGCATAGAGGAGGATTTTACTTTTATACTTGCAGATGCTACGAAATGGTCGAGTATTGAAAAAATCATTGTATCTTCAGAAAATGAAAACAGCCTAATCACTGGTTATTCTATTCCTCCTACGGAGACTACTCTGAAGGTAGCTACATGGCAATTCGATTCTGTGCCACAGAGGGATCTTACAATAAGATGGAAGGTATTAACATCACCCGTAAGTACGCAGTTATCTTCTCAAGAAATTCAACCAAGCCCGCTCTTACCACCGATAGTAGCTCTGGTTATTGGAGGGCTGATCGTAGGATCAATAGCCTATATTCGAATGAAACGAAAGAAAATTTAGTAAATTAATGCACTGCTTATGTTCCTTAATTTGTCATTCCTCACAAAATAGCATTCCCTAAGATTTTGTTTCTTTGCATTCAGTAACGTCACAAGTTGCAGAAATAGAGCGTGATAAAGTAGTTTTTGCTCCAGGTTGTTGCCTTTTGATTTGCTTACATATACATTGTAACCTGCACTCTTTAGTTTAGAATACAATTCGTTTTCCTTGCTTGCATTGGTCAGTATCATTATAGTGTCGCTCTTCTTAACAGAAAAGAGTTCCATATGGCAGAACTGCTCCAACATGGCATATTGAGCCTTTATTCCTAAAACTTCATACATCTTCGCACATCCATACATTGATAGTGGATAGCTGAGCAAACTGCCAACTATGAACATATGTTGACTAATCTTTAGATTATCTGCTTCTTTCCTTGCTAGCCTGAACAGATCTTTAACATTGCCAAGATGTACCCTCTTTACAAATAAGAGACATGCAAGCATGCAGGCAGTGAAACCTATACTTCCCGCTGTTAATACGCCTGAGTTTCTGAATTTTAGTTCAACAACCTGATCGCAAATTTTTGCTAGCTTACTATTAGTATTTGCAGTTATTGCGATCGTTCCTAATGCCACCTTTTTTGCTATCTTTGCAGCTTCTATGTTAGCTTTTGTACTACCTGATACTGATACGGTATAAAGAATTCTATCCTTCACAGTTAGTGGATTTAGCCGTATATACGAAGGATCTATGCACCGAATTCTGTAATTAGATGCTGCTTCTACAATCATTGTAGCGGCGAACGAATCCCCAGCCCCAGTAAACACACACTTCTCTTGCTGATCAGGGCTTATTTGTTTAATTTCTAATCTTCGTAAAAGCTCCTTTAGATCTGTTAGCTGGTAGATTATTTCACGTTCAAATGAGTCGATGGTATTCATGACCATGCTATACGATATCGCCTTTTAATATCTAATTGCAAATTAAATATGGTTTCAAGCACTCTTCGAGCTTTCTAACATAGTCCGTTGCAATTTCTTAACAGTAGTTCCGAATAACCGCTAATGCGTGCTCTTTCTTTCCCTGTGTTGCAGTAAAAATTACCATCCATCCGTTTATTATGATTGATTTGAATAGACAGCATCGCGTAACAACCTCTTGTTCGTGCGTGATTATCTTATCTGGCAATAGCTTACGCTAGCTCAGCAGAATCATACCCCAGAAGATACTGCCATCAGAATGGCGATAAGGAGCTCGACCTTGAATGCAAGGACTATCACACCATATCCCTGCTGGTTGATGTTAAACATAATCCATAGGTTGTACATCCATACAGCAAAGAGGAAATAGAACAGCCTAACTTCATACCTCTTCGATGTAGTTTTGGGCATGAACTGCTCTATCAACCTGTATGATGTCTCTATCCCCCATCTATCCCTGAAGATATCCAGAAGTTTATCAGTACCACACTTCA
The Nitrososphaerales archaeon genome window above contains:
- a CDS encoding mannosyl-3-phosphoglycerate synthase, which codes for MKLEIPRFTERLGAVSLHSVQKVYELDSGAKQEVYQPPQTIRKVETDEVENMESKLAIVIPIKNEKLKIFEGVLSGIPHDCFNIIVSNSDREPVDRFKMEKDAVQQYNRFVGRDSIIIHQKDPGLGETQRVGIL
- a CDS encoding HAD-IB family phosphatase, with the translated sequence MNKKLVAFDMDGTLLNGRLVFALGDRYGKSDMVREIMNKDIDCYEKSRQIAQLWHGLSASKVMEAIKLIPSINGASEVIDEFKKRGYKIGIISDSYTLATDYIVKKFKMHFHVANILEVKDGSLTGKIEMSLGWEKIGCWCRISVCKRYHLEKLASSMGITLQDTIAIGDTKNDLCMIDRAGI
- a CDS encoding elongation factor EF-2; translation: MSDSLLAATGMISPSVAGEALALDYMDLEQQRQMTIKAANVTLYYEADGKPYVMNMIDTPGHIDFTGRVTRSLRAIDGAVVVCDSVEGIMTQTETVTRQALEERVRPVLYINKIDRLVKELRLTPEKMQEWLAGIIGDFNRLIDIYAEPALKDKWKVNIQNDSVSFGSAKDRWGFNAGIAAKKGIKFSDVYDVYTSGDPKTLSERAPLHEAVLGMVVKHHPPPHVAQQYRIPRIWKGDLNSDIGKALLACDENGPTIMMVTTIVVDPQAGPVAVGRLFSGTINDGDEVYLIDSKRKERVQSVNMFMGPYREIVSTLGAGNIPALLGLENARAGETIASIKDVVPFESIKYVSEPVVTVAVEPKHPKDLPKLVETLRKMSIEDPNLVVKINEETGETLMAGMGVLHLEIATTLLQQAGLDIVTSQPLINYRETVRASAGPVMSKSPNRHNKIFIKVEPLAEDVIELIRTGKINENMDKKDIGKVLREKGWDADEARSVVAIESGNLFVDATKGVQYLQESMDSIKSGFTDVMIAGPMAQEHCRGIKVVLHHFVPHEDPAHRTLAQLMPATRRAIMGSILLANPVLLEPVLGIEVKCPADMIGTVAGILSGKRGKLLNVDQKGVIAIVQGEIPASETFDLSESMRGGTAGKAMWNTHFKLWQAVPSSLLMPLITSIRKRKGLNPEPPRPDEFIDKE